In Pseudomonas sp. PDM14, a genomic segment contains:
- the fdx gene encoding ISC system 2Fe-2S type ferredoxin, giving the protein MPQVIFLPHEKFCPDGLVVEAEPGTSILELAHEHHIEMESACGGVCACTTCHCVIREGFDSLEEADELEEDFLDRAWGLEAQSRLACQAIVGTEDLTVEIPKYSLNHAAEAPH; this is encoded by the coding sequence ATGCCACAGGTCATTTTTCTGCCGCACGAGAAGTTCTGCCCTGATGGCCTGGTTGTCGAGGCCGAGCCCGGCACGTCCATTCTCGAGCTGGCGCATGAGCACCACATCGAGATGGAAAGCGCCTGCGGCGGTGTCTGTGCCTGCACCACCTGCCACTGTGTGATCCGTGAGGGTTTCGATTCGCTGGAAGAAGCTGACGAGCTGGAAGAGGATTTCCTCGATCGCGCCTGGGGGCTGGAGGCGCAATCGCGCCTGGCTTGTCAGGCGATCGTCGGGACTGAAGACCTGACGGTCGAGATTCCGAAGTACTCGCTTAACCACGCTGCCGAAGCGCCGCACTGA
- a CDS encoding helix-turn-helix domain-containing protein — MKAVHPETAAASRANPGETLRKAREAKGWALVEVAAQLNLSAQSLQQLEAGAFDKLPGHTFSRGYVRAYAKLLGMDQALLVQEFDQFTGTDSQGASVHSLGRIEEPARLSQSILKVVSLCLLLVLGAGGFFWWQGDAERKDLLSPDLALEHVEVDGADGTTEIHPLDEPEDQAVAEAQAPEQLPEAPVSAELAAQPEGETPAVDTPVAVAPDAAGAPAVPAVTPPVTPAAPSVAGSAPAGTTPPTPEPVVPAAPVAGESRVHLQFTADCWTQLTDANGKVLLSALKRRGESVEFVGKAPLELRLGFARGAQVRVDGQQVDVAPFTHGETARLKLGQ; from the coding sequence ATGAAAGCGGTGCATCCTGAAACAGCGGCGGCGAGCCGGGCGAATCCGGGCGAGACCCTGCGCAAGGCGCGGGAAGCCAAGGGCTGGGCGCTGGTCGAGGTGGCTGCCCAGCTCAACCTGAGCGCGCAGTCGCTGCAGCAGCTCGAGGCTGGCGCGTTCGACAAGTTGCCGGGGCACACCTTCTCGCGTGGCTATGTGCGGGCGTATGCCAAGCTGTTGGGGATGGATCAGGCGCTGTTGGTCCAGGAGTTCGACCAGTTCACCGGTACCGACTCTCAGGGTGCCAGTGTGCACAGCCTGGGCCGCATCGAAGAGCCGGCGCGGCTGTCGCAGAGCATTCTCAAGGTAGTCAGCCTGTGTCTGTTGCTGGTGCTGGGCGCTGGCGGTTTCTTCTGGTGGCAGGGCGACGCCGAGCGCAAGGACCTGCTGTCTCCCGACCTGGCGCTGGAGCACGTCGAAGTCGATGGCGCCGACGGCACCACCGAGATTCATCCGCTGGACGAGCCTGAAGACCAGGCCGTTGCCGAGGCCCAGGCGCCTGAGCAATTGCCCGAGGCGCCGGTGTCTGCCGAGCTGGCTGCGCAGCCGGAAGGCGAGACCCCCGCTGTGGACACGCCCGTTGCCGTGGCTCCCGACGCGGCAGGCGCTCCGGCAGTGCCAGCCGTCACACCGCCAGTCACGCCTGCGGCGCCGAGCGTGGCTGGCAGCGCGCCAGCCGGCACAACCCCGCCCACGCCCGAGCCGGTTGTGCCGGCGGCCCCGGTAGCAGGGGAGTCGCGCGTGCATCTGCAGTTCACCGCCGATTGCTGGACCCAGCTCACCGATGCCAATGGCAAGGTCCTGCTCAGCGCTCTCAAGCGCCGTGGCGAAAGCGTCGAGTTTGTCGGCAAGGCACCGCTGGAGCTGCGCCTGGGCTTCGCCCGTGGTGCGCAGGTGCGTGTTGATGGCCAGCAGGTCGACGTTGCTCCTTTCACCCACGGTGAAACCGCTCGCCTGAAGTTGGGCCAATAA
- the pilW gene encoding type IV pilus biogenesis/stability protein PilW, which translates to MIVRAALLLALAGLMTGCVTTGGITDPMKTAEGRAQARDAYIQLGIGLLGQGDTEKAKNPLKSALELDPSSAEAHAALAVVFQQEMEPKLAEDHYRKALSLKGNDARLLNNYGGFLYEQKRYKEAYDVYQKASEDTLYGERSRVFENMGLTALQLGKRDEAEHYFERSLRLNSQRPIALLQMALLSFDNKQYVPSRGYYDAFSQQSRQTAQSLLLGTRLARVFEDRDLAASLGLQLKRLYPGTPEYQQYLSEQ; encoded by the coding sequence ATGATCGTGCGCGCTGCGCTTTTGCTGGCTCTGGCCGGTCTGATGACCGGATGCGTTACCACGGGTGGTATCACCGACCCGATGAAGACTGCAGAGGGGCGTGCGCAGGCACGGGATGCCTACATTCAACTGGGTATCGGCCTGCTCGGGCAGGGGGATACCGAAAAGGCGAAGAACCCGCTCAAATCGGCGTTGGAGCTCGATCCTTCCAGTGCTGAGGCGCATGCCGCGCTGGCTGTAGTGTTCCAGCAGGAAATGGAGCCCAAGCTCGCAGAGGATCATTACCGCAAGGCGCTGTCGCTGAAAGGCAATGACGCCCGGCTGCTGAACAACTACGGCGGCTTCCTCTACGAGCAGAAGCGCTACAAGGAAGCCTACGACGTCTACCAGAAGGCCTCGGAAGACACCCTGTACGGCGAGCGCTCGCGGGTGTTCGAGAACATGGGCCTGACCGCTCTGCAGCTGGGCAAACGCGACGAGGCCGAGCACTATTTTGAGCGCTCCCTGCGCCTCAACAGCCAGCGGCCGATTGCGTTGCTGCAGATGGCCCTGCTGTCTTTCGATAACAAACAGTACGTTCCGTCGCGTGGCTACTACGACGCCTTCAGCCAGCAGTCGCGTCAGACCGCGCAGAGCCTGTTGCTGGGCACACGCCTGGCGCGGGTCTTCGAGGATCGCGACCTGGCGGCCAGCCTTGGTCTGCAGTTGAAGCGCCTCTACCCAGGCACCCCGGAATATCAGCAGTATCTGTCGGAGCAGTGA
- the der gene encoding ribosome biogenesis GTPase Der — MVPVIALVGRPNVGKSTLFNRLTRTRDAIVGDLSGLTRDRQYGEAKWEGRSYILVDTGGISGDEEGIDEKMAEQSLLAIEEADVVLFLVDARAGLVAGDQMIGEHLRKRNKRSYLVVNKVDNIDPDIARAEFAPMGLGEALPIAGAHGRGITQMLEAALGEFPQDEEEVRDEEVAEGEEAKRIPGPSEKDGIKIAIIGRPNVGKSTLVNRMLGEDRVVVYDQPGTTRDSIYIPFERNDEKYTLIDTAGVRKRGKIHEEVEKFSVVKTLQAIKDANVVIFVMDAREGVVDHDLNLLGFAIESGRALVIALNKWDGMEPGERDYVKTELERRLFFVDYADIHFISALHGTGVGNLYKSVQASFKSAITRWPTNRLTQILEDAVQEHQPPMVSGRRIKLRYAHLGGANPPLIVIHGNQVESVPKSYTRYLENTFRRVLKLVGTPIRIEYKGGENPYEGNKNTLTDRQVNKKRRLMSHHKKADKKRRDKKR; from the coding sequence ATGGTTCCGGTAATCGCCCTGGTGGGCCGCCCCAACGTGGGCAAGTCGACCCTCTTCAACCGCCTGACCCGCACCCGCGACGCGATCGTTGGTGACCTGTCGGGCCTGACCCGCGACCGCCAGTACGGCGAGGCAAAGTGGGAAGGGCGCAGCTACATCCTGGTCGACACCGGTGGCATCTCCGGCGACGAAGAAGGCATCGACGAAAAGATGGCCGAGCAGTCGCTGCTGGCCATCGAAGAAGCCGACGTCGTGCTGTTCCTGGTCGACGCCCGCGCCGGGCTGGTCGCCGGTGACCAGATGATTGGCGAGCACCTGCGCAAGCGCAACAAGCGCAGCTACCTGGTGGTGAACAAGGTCGACAACATCGACCCGGACATCGCCCGCGCCGAGTTCGCGCCGATGGGCCTGGGCGAAGCCCTGCCGATCGCCGGTGCCCATGGCCGCGGGATCACCCAGATGCTTGAGGCGGCGCTGGGGGAATTTCCCCAGGACGAGGAAGAGGTCCGTGACGAAGAAGTCGCCGAGGGTGAGGAAGCCAAGCGCATTCCCGGGCCGAGCGAGAAGGATGGCATCAAGATCGCCATCATCGGGCGGCCCAACGTCGGCAAGTCGACCCTGGTCAACCGCATGCTCGGCGAAGACCGCGTGGTGGTCTACGACCAGCCCGGCACTACGCGCGACAGCATCTACATCCCGTTCGAGCGCAACGACGAGAAGTACACGCTGATCGACACCGCCGGCGTGCGCAAGCGCGGCAAGATCCACGAGGAAGTGGAGAAATTCTCGGTGGTGAAGACGCTGCAGGCGATCAAGGACGCCAACGTGGTGATCTTCGTGATGGACGCCCGCGAAGGGGTGGTCGACCATGACCTCAACCTGCTCGGCTTCGCCATCGAATCCGGCCGTGCCCTGGTAATCGCGCTGAACAAGTGGGATGGCATGGAGCCGGGCGAGCGCGACTACGTGAAGACCGAGCTGGAGCGCCGGCTGTTCTTTGTCGACTACGCCGACATCCACTTCATCTCCGCCCTGCATGGCACCGGCGTGGGCAACCTGTACAAGTCGGTGCAGGCTTCGTTCAAGTCGGCGATCACCCGCTGGCCGACCAACCGCCTGACGCAGATCCTCGAAGACGCGGTGCAGGAGCACCAGCCGCCGATGGTCAGCGGGCGCCGCATCAAACTGCGCTATGCCCACCTCGGTGGTGCCAACCCGCCGCTGATCGTGATCCACGGCAACCAGGTCGAGTCCGTGCCGAAGTCTTACACGCGCTACCTGGAGAACACCTTCCGCCGCGTGCTCAAGCTGGTCGGTACGCCGATCCGTATCGAGTACAAGGGCGGTGAGAACCCCTACGAGGGCAACAAGAACACCCTCACCGATCGCCAGGTGAACAAGAAACGGCGCCTGATGAGCCACCACAAGAAGGCCGACAAGAAGCGCCGCGACAAGAAGCGCTGA
- the iscX gene encoding Fe-S cluster assembly protein IscX: MSLKWADVLDIAIELYESKPDVDPRYVNFVDLHRWVLALPAFSDDPQRGGEKVLEAIQAAWIEESA; encoded by the coding sequence ATGAGTCTGAAATGGGCCGACGTGCTGGATATCGCCATCGAGCTTTACGAGAGCAAGCCGGATGTCGATCCGCGCTATGTCAATTTCGTCGATCTGCACCGTTGGGTGCTGGCCCTGCCGGCGTTCAGCGATGACCCGCAGCGCGGCGGCGAGAAGGTTCTCGAGGCCATCCAGGCCGCCTGGATCGAAGAGTCCGCGTGA
- the ndk gene encoding nucleoside-diphosphate kinase, with the protein MAVQRTFSIIKPDAVAKNVVGEIVTRFEKAGLRVVASKMVQLSEREAGGFYAEHSERGFFKDLVAFMVSGPVIVQVLEGEDAIAKNRELMGATNPKEAAAGTIRADFAVSIDENAVHGSDSEASAAREVAYFFSATEVCARIR; encoded by the coding sequence ATGGCTGTTCAACGCACTTTCTCCATCATCAAGCCTGATGCCGTCGCCAAAAACGTAGTTGGCGAAATCGTCACTCGTTTCGAAAAGGCTGGCCTGCGCGTCGTCGCTTCGAAAATGGTTCAACTGTCCGAGCGCGAAGCTGGCGGTTTCTACGCCGAGCACAGCGAGCGTGGTTTCTTCAAGGATCTGGTTGCCTTCATGGTTTCCGGTCCGGTCATCGTCCAGGTCCTGGAAGGTGAAGACGCCATCGCCAAGAACCGCGAGCTGATGGGCGCCACCAATCCGAAAGAAGCTGCTGCCGGCACCATCCGCGCCGACTTCGCCGTTTCCATCGACGAGAACGCCGTACACGGTTCCGATTCCGAGGCCTCCGCTGCCCGTGAAGTCGCGTACTTCTTCTCCGCCACCGAGGTGTGCGCTCGCATTCGCTAA
- the rlmN gene encoding 23S rRNA (adenine(2503)-C(2))-methyltransferase RlmN, whose amino-acid sequence MTETAGKINLLGLTQPEMESFFEQIGDKRFRAGQVMKWIHHFGVDDFDAMSNLGKALREKLKACAEIRGPEVVSQDISSDGTRKWVVRVASGSCVETVYIPQGGRGTLCVSSQAGCALDCSFCSTGKQGFNSDLTAAEIIGQVWIANKSFGTVPAKIDRAVTNVVMMGMGEPLLNFDNVVSAMRIMMDDLGYGISKRKVTLSTSGVVPMIDKLGEVIDVSLALSLHAPNDKLRSELVPINKKYPLDVLLPACRRYIEGLGEKRFLTIEYTLLKDVNDQPEHAEQMIALLKDFPCKINLIPFNPFPFSGYERPSNNAIRRFQDLLHKAGHNVTVRTTRGDDIDAACGQLVGQVQDRTRRSERYIAVRQLGSEGDAPRGSANRN is encoded by the coding sequence ATGACTGAAACAGCCGGCAAGATCAATCTTCTGGGTTTGACCCAGCCTGAAATGGAGAGCTTCTTCGAGCAGATCGGAGACAAGCGCTTCCGTGCCGGTCAGGTGATGAAATGGATTCACCACTTTGGCGTCGATGATTTCGACGCCATGAGCAATCTGGGCAAGGCCTTGCGCGAAAAGCTCAAGGCCTGTGCCGAAATTCGTGGTCCCGAGGTTGTCAGCCAGGACATCTCCAGCGACGGCACCCGTAAGTGGGTGGTGCGCGTGGCGTCCGGCAGCTGCGTCGAGACTGTTTATATCCCGCAAGGCGGACGTGGCACCCTCTGTGTATCGTCCCAAGCGGGCTGCGCCCTGGACTGCAGCTTCTGCTCCACGGGCAAGCAGGGCTTCAACAGCGACCTCACTGCCGCGGAAATCATCGGCCAGGTGTGGATCGCCAACAAGTCCTTCGGCACCGTCCCGGCGAAGATCGACCGCGCCGTCACCAACGTGGTGATGATGGGTATGGGTGAGCCGCTGCTGAACTTCGACAACGTCGTCTCGGCCATGCGCATCATGATGGACGACCTCGGCTACGGCATTTCCAAGCGCAAGGTGACCCTGTCGACCTCCGGCGTGGTGCCGATGATCGACAAGCTGGGCGAGGTCATCGACGTGTCGCTGGCCCTGTCGTTGCACGCGCCGAACGACAAGCTGCGCAGCGAACTGGTGCCGATCAACAAGAAGTACCCGCTGGACGTACTGCTGCCGGCCTGCCGGCGCTACATCGAGGGCCTGGGCGAGAAACGCTTCCTGACCATCGAGTACACCCTGCTCAAGGACGTCAACGACCAGCCTGAGCACGCTGAGCAGATGATCGCACTTCTCAAGGATTTCCCTTGCAAGATCAATCTGATCCCGTTTAATCCCTTCCCGTTCTCCGGTTACGAGCGGCCGAGCAACAACGCCATTCGCCGCTTCCAGGACCTGCTGCACAAGGCAGGACACAACGTGACCGTGCGAACCACGCGTGGCGATGATATCGATGCGGCATGCGGCCAACTGGTCGGCCAGGTGCAGGATCGTACCCGTCGTAGCGAGCGTTACATTGCCGTGCGCCAGTTGGGCAGCGAGGGCGATGCCCCCCGCGGTTCTGCCAACCGAAATTGA
- the ispG gene encoding flavodoxin-dependent (E)-4-hydroxy-3-methylbut-2-enyl-diphosphate synthase, whose product MHCESPIKRRLSRKIWVGSVPVGGDAPIAVQSMTNTDTCDVAATVAQIRRLEEAGADIVRVSVPDMQAAEAFGRIKQQVNLPLVADIHFDYQIALRVAELGVDCLRINPGNIGREDRVRAVVEAARDKGIPIRIGVNAGSLEKDLQKKYGEPTPEALVESALRHVEHLDRLNFPDFKVSVKASDVFMAVAAYRLLATQIEQPLHLGITEAGGLRSGTVKSSVGLGMLLMDGIGDTIRISLAADPVEEIKVGYDILKSLRLRSRGINFIACPSCSRQNFDVVKTMNELESRVEDLLVPLDVAVIGCVVNGPGEAKEAHIGLTGGSPNLIYIDGKPAQKLTNDNLVDELEKLIRQKAAEKAEADAAVIVRG is encoded by the coding sequence ATGCATTGCGAATCTCCAATCAAACGCCGGCTGTCCCGCAAGATCTGGGTCGGCTCGGTGCCGGTGGGTGGCGACGCGCCGATCGCGGTGCAGAGCATGACCAACACCGATACCTGTGACGTCGCGGCAACCGTGGCGCAGATCCGTCGCCTGGAAGAGGCCGGCGCCGATATCGTGCGCGTCTCCGTGCCGGATATGCAGGCCGCCGAAGCCTTCGGCCGGATCAAGCAGCAGGTCAACCTGCCACTGGTGGCGGACATCCACTTCGACTACCAGATCGCCCTGCGGGTCGCTGAGCTGGGTGTCGATTGCCTGCGTATCAACCCGGGCAACATTGGTCGTGAAGACCGCGTGCGCGCCGTGGTCGAGGCCGCGCGCGACAAGGGCATTCCGATCCGCATTGGGGTCAACGCCGGCTCCTTGGAAAAGGACCTGCAGAAGAAATACGGCGAGCCGACGCCCGAGGCGTTGGTCGAGTCCGCGTTGCGCCATGTCGAACACCTCGACCGCCTGAATTTCCCCGATTTCAAGGTCAGCGTGAAGGCCTCGGACGTGTTCATGGCCGTCGCCGCCTACCGCCTGCTGGCCACCCAGATCGAGCAGCCCCTGCACCTGGGTATCACCGAAGCCGGTGGCCTGCGTTCGGGCACGGTGAAGTCCTCAGTCGGCCTCGGCATGCTCCTGATGGACGGTATCGGCGACACCATCCGCATCTCCCTGGCGGCTGATCCGGTCGAAGAGATCAAGGTCGGCTACGACATCCTCAAGTCCCTGCGCCTGCGCTCGCGTGGCATCAATTTCATCGCCTGCCCGAGCTGCTCGCGGCAGAACTTCGATGTGGTGAAGACCATGAACGAGCTGGAAAGCCGTGTCGAAGACCTGCTGGTGCCGCTGGACGTGGCCGTGATCGGCTGTGTGGTCAACGGCCCGGGTGAAGCCAAGGAGGCGCACATCGGCCTCACCGGCGGCTCGCCGAACCTGATCTACATCGATGGCAAGCCGGCGCAGAAACTGACCAATGACAACCTCGTGGATGAGCTAGAAAAGCTGATCCGCCAGAAAGCGGCCGAGAAGGCCGAGGCCGATGCGGCGGTTATCGTCCGCGGCTGA
- the bamB gene encoding outer membrane protein assembly factor BamB, translating into MRDVMRWKHAALLALAVLVVGCSSTSKKELPPAELPDIQEEVELKAEWSRSIGDGQGELYNMLTPAVDGDRLYAASSDGLVMGLDRLNGDVFWKVDIELPISGGVGAGYGLVVVGTLKGEVIALDASSGEERWRARVTSEVLSAPATNGDIVVVQTQDDRVIGLDASTGSQRWIYENTPAVLTLRGTSSPVVTNRLAIAGLSTGKVIALDTQRGIPVWEQRIAVPQGRSELERMVDIDGSLLLSGGTLYVVTYQGKVAAIDIESGRQQWQREASSYVGLAQGFGSVYVSLASGAVESVDERSNSALWNNDSLARRQLSAPEVFSSYVAVGDLEGYLHLLSQVDGHFVGRERIDSDGLRARPLVVGEWIYAFGNSGKLVGLTIR; encoded by the coding sequence ATGCGTGACGTGATGCGTTGGAAACATGCCGCACTGCTGGCCCTGGCCGTTCTGGTCGTGGGTTGCAGCAGCACCAGCAAGAAGGAACTGCCACCAGCCGAACTGCCTGACATCCAGGAAGAAGTCGAGCTGAAGGCCGAATGGAGCCGCTCCATCGGCGACGGCCAGGGCGAGCTGTACAACATGCTGACTCCGGCCGTGGACGGTGATCGCCTCTACGCCGCGTCCTCGGACGGTCTGGTCATGGGCCTCGATCGCCTGAATGGCGACGTGTTCTGGAAAGTCGATATCGAGCTGCCGATCTCCGGCGGCGTCGGTGCCGGTTACGGCCTGGTCGTGGTCGGCACCCTCAAGGGTGAAGTGATCGCCCTGGATGCCAGCTCCGGTGAGGAACGCTGGCGTGCCCGCGTGACCAGCGAAGTGCTATCCGCGCCGGCCACCAACGGCGACATCGTCGTGGTGCAGACCCAGGACGACCGCGTGATCGGCCTGGATGCCAGCACCGGCAGCCAGCGCTGGATCTACGAGAACACCCCGGCGGTGCTGACCCTGCGTGGCACCAGCAGCCCGGTGGTGACCAACCGCCTGGCCATCGCCGGCCTTTCCACCGGTAAGGTCATCGCCCTGGATACCCAGCGCGGCATTCCGGTCTGGGAGCAGCGCATCGCCGTACCACAAGGGCGTTCCGAACTGGAGCGCATGGTCGACATCGACGGCAGCCTGCTGCTGTCCGGTGGCACCCTGTACGTGGTCACCTACCAGGGCAAGGTCGCCGCTATCGACATCGAAAGCGGCCGTCAGCAGTGGCAGCGCGAAGCGTCGAGCTACGTCGGTCTGGCCCAGGGTTTCGGCAGTGTTTACGTGAGCCTGGCCAGCGGCGCCGTGGAAAGCGTCGACGAGCGTTCCAACTCGGCGCTGTGGAACAACGACTCTCTGGCCCGCCGCCAGCTGTCGGCGCCTGAAGTGTTTTCCAGCTACGTCGCAGTTGGCGATCTGGAAGGCTATCTGCACCTGCTGAGCCAGGTCGATGGCCACTTCGTCGGGCGTGAGCGCATCGACAGCGACGGCCTGCGTGCCCGTCCGCTGGTCGTGGGTGAATGGATCTACGCATTCGGCAACAGCGGAAAACTGGTCGGTCTGACCATCCGCTAA
- the hisS gene encoding histidine--tRNA ligase: MSKTLQAIRGMNDILPEQTPSWRFLENTFARLLDGYGYKEIRLPILEFTELFARGIGEGTDVVDKEMYTFLDRNEESLTLRPEGTAGCVRAVLEHGLTGGGQVQKLWYAGPMFRYEKPQKGRYRQFHQIGVEVFNLPGPDVDAELIVLTARLWQKLGLTDAVTLQLNSLGSSEARATYRDALVAYLNERFEQLDEDSQRRLTTNPLRILDSKVAATQALLVGAPTLHDYLDDESRVHFDGLKARLDAVGIRYEINPKLVRGLDYYGRTVFEWVTDKLGSQGTVCAGGRYDGLISQFGGKPTPGVGFAMGVERLVLLLETLDLVPAELNSPADIYLCAFGEPAELAALSLAEQLRDALPGLRLMVNAGAGSFKSQFKKADKSGARFALILGDDELAGRVVGCKPLRADGEQQSIGWDVLAQHLAACLEQA, from the coding sequence GTGAGCAAGACCCTGCAAGCCATTCGTGGCATGAACGACATCCTGCCCGAGCAGACGCCGAGCTGGCGCTTCCTGGAGAACACCTTCGCGCGCTTGCTGGATGGTTACGGCTACAAGGAAATCCGCCTGCCGATCCTCGAGTTCACCGAGCTGTTTGCCCGTGGCATCGGCGAGGGCACCGATGTGGTCGACAAGGAGATGTACACCTTCCTTGATCGCAACGAAGAGTCGCTGACCCTGCGCCCCGAAGGCACCGCTGGTTGCGTACGTGCGGTGCTGGAGCACGGCCTGACTGGCGGTGGCCAGGTACAGAAGCTGTGGTACGCCGGCCCGATGTTCCGCTACGAGAAGCCGCAGAAAGGTCGCTACCGGCAGTTCCACCAGATTGGTGTGGAAGTGTTCAACCTGCCCGGGCCGGACGTTGACGCCGAGCTGATCGTGCTCACGGCGCGCCTGTGGCAGAAGCTCGGCCTGACCGACGCGGTCACCCTGCAGCTCAACAGCCTCGGCTCCAGCGAAGCGCGTGCGACTTACCGCGATGCGCTGGTGGCCTATCTCAACGAGCGTTTCGAGCAGCTTGACGAAGATAGCCAGCGCCGCCTGACCACCAACCCGCTGCGTATCCTTGACAGCAAGGTTGCAGCCACGCAGGCGCTGCTGGTCGGCGCGCCGACCCTGCACGATTACCTCGACGACGAATCGCGGGTCCACTTCGACGGGCTCAAGGCGCGCCTGGATGCGGTCGGCATCCGCTACGAAATCAACCCGAAACTGGTCCGCGGTCTGGACTACTACGGGCGCACCGTTTTCGAATGGGTCACCGACAAGCTCGGCTCGCAGGGAACGGTCTGTGCCGGCGGCCGCTATGACGGTCTGATCAGCCAGTTCGGCGGCAAGCCGACGCCGGGTGTCGGCTTCGCCATGGGTGTCGAGCGTCTGGTGCTGTTGCTGGAAACCCTCGATCTGGTGCCGGCCGAGCTGAACAGCCCGGCGGACATCTACCTGTGCGCCTTCGGTGAGCCGGCTGAGCTGGCTGCACTGTCCCTGGCCGAGCAGTTGCGCGATGCGTTGCCGGGCCTGCGCCTGATGGTCAACGCCGGTGCTGGCAGCTTCAAGAGCCAGTTCAAGAAGGCCGACAAGAGCGGTGCACGCTTCGCCTTGATTCTGGGTGACGACGAACTGGCCGGCCGCGTGGTAGGTTGCAAACCTTTGCGCGCCGATGGCGAACAACAAAGTATCGGTTGGGATGTACTGGCACAGCATCTCGCCGCTTGCCTCGAGCAGGCTTGA
- a CDS encoding tetratricopeptide repeat protein — MSMTEDEQIAQMKEWWQRNGKPLLTGGVLALALVVGWQAWKQYEVKQAQGASVVYQQLLETSLTREGQPDTAKVTELAGKLKTEFSGTHYAQYASLFVAKVAVESGKLDDAAAELKPLIDKPADHAIGELARQRLARVLAAQDKAEEGLKLLDGEADEAWKASREELKGDLLVQLGRNDDAHAAYEKAKSSLADDAAIGGLQMKLDDLAKGDA, encoded by the coding sequence GTGAGCATGACCGAAGACGAACAAATTGCGCAGATGAAGGAATGGTGGCAGCGCAATGGCAAACCCCTGCTGACTGGTGGTGTGCTGGCGCTCGCGCTGGTGGTCGGCTGGCAGGCCTGGAAACAGTACGAGGTCAAGCAGGCGCAGGGCGCCTCGGTGGTCTACCAGCAACTGCTGGAAACCAGCCTGACCCGTGAAGGCCAGCCCGATACCGCCAAGGTCACCGAACTGGCCGGCAAGCTGAAGACCGAGTTCTCCGGTACCCACTACGCCCAGTACGCCAGCCTGTTCGTGGCCAAGGTCGCGGTGGAAAGCGGCAAGCTGGACGACGCGGCGGCGGAACTCAAGCCGCTGATCGACAAGCCGGCGGACCACGCTATCGGCGAGCTGGCGCGTCAGCGCCTGGCGCGTGTGCTGGCTGCCCAGGACAAGGCCGAAGAAGGGCTCAAGCTGCTCGACGGCGAAGCCGACGAGGCCTGGAAGGCCAGCCGTGAAGAACTCAAGGGTGACCTGCTGGTACAGCTCGGTCGCAACGACGACGCCCACGCCGCCTACGAAAAGGCCAAGTCCAGCCTGGCCGATGACGCCGCGATTGGCGGCCTGCAAATGAAACTCGACGATCTGGCAAAAGGGGATGCGTGA